CCCTCCGGGTAGGATACTCTTGATCGTATCGAGTTGACGTTCCAGCGCATGCACTGCATCGAGGGCTGCTAGCTGGGTGACCGCCTCAATCCTTCGGGTGTTCGCACCAATGGAACCCTCTGATAGAACCTTGAAAAGCCCAATCTCACCGAGCGAACCAACGTGGGTGCCACCACAGAGTTCCACCGAGTGCGCGCCCGCGTGGACCACGCGAACAACGTCTTGATATTGATCGCCAAAAAAGGCGATGGCGCCTTCGTTGACGGCAGTTGTTTTATCTTTGATCTCCGTTACCACCGTGTCGGCAGTCACCACCTGCTCCATAATGAGCTGTTCAATTCGCTCTATCTCCTCGGCAGTGAGCGATGACCAGTGGGTGAAGTCAAAGCGCAGCCGCTCTGGTGCAACCAATGACCCCTGTTGCGCTACGTGCTCGCCAAGCACCTCGCGGAGCGCCCACTGCAACAGATGAGTAGCGGTATGATTTGCTCGGATTTGAGCGCGCCTCGCTCGATCGACCACGAGCTCGAGCGAGGTACCCACCACGGGCTCGCCCTCCACGAGCTCAATCCAGTGACGAACGACGCCCTGTACTGGCTGATCAGTATTCACAACCTTGGCACGGAAACCTGCGGTGCCGATCCAACCCGTGTCGCCCACCTGTCCACCACCCTCAGGATAGAAGGGGGTGCGATCCAAATACAGTGCGAGTCCCGTTGCCTCTTGCTCCACAAACTGGATTTCGCCAACCGCCTCTTCGACCTCGTAACCAAGGAACTCAGTCTTGCCGTGTGTTTCGAGGACCCATAGCGCGCCCGTTACCTGTTCGCTCATGGCTTCATCACCAAGGCCAGCCTGGCGCGAGCGATGTCGCTGTTGGGCCATGGCAGCGTGGAAGCCATCGAGATCAACCTCGACACCGCGGTCAGCCGCTATCTCGGTCGTTAGTTCGATCGGCACTCCGAAGGTATCATGAAGACGAAAGGCAACGTCTCCGGCGACCTTGCCACCACTGATTGCCGTCTCGAGAATAGGTGCACCAATCGTTAGCGTCTGCTCAAACCTCGCCTCCTCTCGGGTGCCGAGCTCGAGAATCCGTTCCCGCCGCTCGATCAGCTCAGGGTAGGCCTCCCCCATGGCTTCAATGACTCCGTTGACGAGACGCGCAACTACCTCGTGGCGTGCACCAAGGAGCTGCGAACGCAGGACCAGGCGACGAATAATTCGTCGCAGTACATATCCTCTACCTTCATTGGTGGGTACCACCCCATCGGCGAGAAGAAAGGTCATCGCGCGCGAGTGGTCTGCAATAATGCGGAGTCCAACATCCTGTCGGTGCTCGACGCCATAGGTCCGACCCGTCAACGACTCCGCCTCTTGGAGAATAGGGTACACAAGATCAGTCTCAAAGACCGAAGGTCGGCCCTGGAGGATAGGGACGATGCGCTCAAGGCCAGCCCCCGTATCGATGCAGGGCTTGGGTAGCGGCACAAGGCCACCATCTGCTTGCTGCTCAAACTGCATAAAGACGAGATTCCAGATCTCTAGGAACCGCTCATCCGATCCATATGCTGGCCCACCATCGGCACCGTACTCGCTTCCCTTGTCATAGTAGATCTCAGAGCACGGGCCACAGGGACCAGTGTCCCCCATCTGCCACCAGTTGTCCTCCTCCAACCTCTGAATGCGAATCGGGTCAACCCCAATGACATCACGCCAGATCTCAGCGGCCTCATCATCACTGGTATGTACCGTTACCCACAGCCGATCGGGTTCTAAACCCAGGACATTGGTCACGAGCTCCCAGGCGTAGGGAATGGCCTGTTCTTTGAAATAATCACCAAACGAGAAGTTCCCCAGCATCTCAAAGAAGGTGAGGTGACGAAGTGTCTGGCCGATCTGATCGAGATCGTTGTGCTTTCCGCCGGCACGCATACATTTTTGGATACTTGTCGCTCGCGGATACGGAGCTGGCTCCTCGCCCAAGAAATATCGCTTAAACGGGACCATCCCTGCCACGGTAAACAACACCGTCCGATCAAAGGGGATCAGGCTGGCCGATGGCACCGGGGTGTGGCCACGCTCGACAAAGAAGTCGCGAAACGCGCGTCGCAGTTCATTAGAGTCCATGAATCTCCCTTACCTCTCCTTCGAGTACACGAGTCTTGCGATCCCGACTGGGCTCATCACGATAGGCCGCAATCGCTTCTCGAAGTGCCACACGCAAGTCACCCCGCATACGCGCCACCGCATGGCGCGCTGTCCGCTCGAGGGAACGCTCCAGCATCGGATGCGCCAGGGCCCGCAAGCGGCGCGTACCCATAACTCCCACACCAATCCCTAGTAAGAACCAACGGCCTCGTCGCATCAACTGTAGCCCTCCCTTCGGTCTCGAAACACATTGCGACCACGTCGAACGGCAAGGCGAAGTCGTCCTATCGAGATAAACGGATAACCGATGGTATGCACGACGGTTTTCGTCATGCGATCGAGGGCTTGCACATCACTCGCACGCTCCTCGAGGAGTTCCTTCGTTTCACTCGCTGTTGTCGTGGCGTCGTGAGCCAGCGTACTGGCATACCGAATAAGGTCGATCATCTCCTGGCGCCATTCGCTGGCAAAGGTGTCCATCTGGGAGCGCAAGGTACGGACCTGTGCCACAAGGATCAGACAGATGACCAGCAAGACGATCGATGCGATCGATGCTATCAAAGAAACCAACGCGCGACCTCCAGGGCTGGGTTTGCGCTCAGTCTATCGAGCATCATGAACCAGAGAACCGCCTTTGGGCACCGTGCGGATAACTCCAGACAGGCCATCTTGGTATTGGAACTTACTCATGAACGCGAACCATCCTGAACAGTATCGGCTGCCTGGCGTGAACCACCGGGCAGCATGCGATACGCATTGAAAACCCCATCGAGTTGGCGGATGGCACCAAGTACCGACGAGAGATGGCCTGGGTCAACCAACTCAAATTCGAAGCGCATGCGAGAGACATGGTCGCCACCCGTCCGTGATGAGCTCATGGTGATATTGACGTGGTGCTCACTTAGCACCTTCGAAACGTCAGCGAGCAATCGTGCTCGATCCAAGGCCAAAACTTCGATCGCCATCTGATAGCTCGCACCGCTTTCATGTGCCCACTCAACGTCGACACGACGCTCACCAGCTCGTTTAAGAAGGTCGAGAACGTTTGGACAGTCAGCACGGTGAATCCCCACCCCACGTCCCTGCGTGATGAAACCTACAATTTCGTCACCGGGAATTGGGTTGCAACAGCGGGATATGCGAACGAGCACATCCTCCATCCCCTCGACGAAGACCATGGGACCCTTTGACAGATGGCGAGGGCGCTGGTGCGACACCGTGGGAGCGTAGCCGTCGGTCTCAAGCTCATTGCGTTGGACGCGCTGCGCAACTGCTCGTGCCGAGACGTGTCCTTCACCAATGGCTACCAGTAGTCCCTCACCATCATGGAGACCGTTCATCTTGGCTAACTTGGCGAGACCAGCCTGCGAAAGATGGGTGTTGACTGCCAGATTCTCCCGACGAAAAGCCTTGGTCAGTTCGTCACGGCCGATCTCAACGGACTCCTCGCGCCGCTCCCTGGAAAACCACTGTCGAATCTTCGCCTTCGCCCTCGGGGTAACCACAATGGAGAGCCAGTCACGCGAAGGCGCTGCGGAACTCGACCGAGAGCTCACAATCTCCACCGTATCCCCAGAGCGCAATGTCGACTCTAGCGGGACCAGTCGACCGTTTACCTTCGCACCGATGCAACGATGCCCAACCTCGGTGTGAATCGAGTAGGCAAAGTCGAGAGGGGTTGCACCGACCGGGAGGGTGACAACCTTACCCTTGGGTGTAAACACATAGACCTCATCCATCTCAAGATCCGACTTGAGGTGTTCAAGAAACTCCAGCGGGTCAGGTAGCTCCTCTTGAAGTTCCATAATGCGATCTACCCAGGCAGCATTCGTGGAGTTCGAACCCTCCTTGTAACCCCAGTGCGCAGCGATGCCGAACTCGGCCCGCCGGTGCATCTCGCGCGTCCTGACCTGCACCTCGAGCGGATTCCCCTTGTCGAGCAGCACGGTGGTATGAAGGGATTGGTAGAGGTTGAACTTCGGCGCGTTGATGTAATCCTTGAAGCGGCCAGGGATAGGTGCCCACAATGAATGCACGACGCCGAGCGCAGCCCAACAGTCTCGATCGTTATCTGTGACAATTCTGACCCCGATGATATCGTAAATCGAATCGAAGTCCTTATCCTTGATGATCATCTTCTCATAGATTGACCAGAGGTGTTTTGGCCGACCCGTCACCTCTGCATCGATGCCTACCACCTGAAGTCGCTTCCCCAACTCCTCGATAACCTGGGCCAGATAGCGCTCCCGTTCGGGCGCCCTCGTCTCGATCATGTGATCGATCTCGGCGTAACGTCGTGGATGCAAGGTGGCGAACGCAAGATCCTCAAGCTGCCACTTCATATCCTCGATACCGAGGCGGTTCGCAAGCGGCGCATAGATGTCCATCGTCTCCTGCGCGATGCGGCGTTGTTTCTCCACTGGCAGTGCAGCAATGGTGCGCATGTTATGGAGCCGATCAGCGAGTTTGATGACCAAGACCCGTGCATCTTTCGCCATAGCGATCAGCATTTTGCGCATCGTCGCCGCCTGCTGGGCCTCGCGTGAGTCGAAGCTGATGCGATCGAGCTTGGTGAGGCCGTCGACAACCTCTGCAACCGCGGGTGAGAACTCCGCACTGATCTGGGCTAACGTCACCGAAGTATCCTCGACCGTATCGTGGAGCAGCGCGGCCACCACCGCGGTCATGTCGCCTCCAAGTGCAGCCGTGATCGTCGCCACCCCGATGGGATGAGTCACATAGGGTTCACCAGATCGTCGCCGCTGGGAACCATGGGCCACGCGCGCAAACTCCAACGCCCGTTCGATGGTCGCACCCGCCTCACTTGATGGGTCAAGTGCCATCGCATCGATGAGTGATTGCAGATCACGATCGGCCACCATATTCGCTACGATGCCGGTAAGCCTTCAGCCTCGACGGGAGCGTTGCGACGCTCAAGACGAGCTCTGATCTGCCGATAGCGCCGCTCACGCTCCTTGAAACGCGCCAACAGTGGTGCGGCGATGAACAGCGAAGAGTAGGCCCCACTCGTGAGACCAACCACCAGTGCGAGACCGAAATTCTTTAGTGTGGTGGCCCCAAGCACGTACGCTCCCAAGACCAACACGGACAGGATAGGGATGACGGCAACCAACGACGTGTTCAACGAGCGGGCCAACGTTTGATTCACGGAAAGATCGACCGCATCCGAGTAATTCATCTTCCCGGGGTCGACGAGTCCACCCACGTTTTCCTTAATACGATCAAAGACCACAATGGTATCGTAGAGCGAATAGCCAAGGATCGTGAGTACGGCGATCACCGTCGAAGGAGTGACCTGGAAACCACTCAACGCATAGATCCCAACCGTCACCAAAAGGTCATGCACCACCGCAATGAAGGCGGCGGCGGCCATCTTCCACTCAAACCGAATGGAGATGTACAGGACGATGCCGACGAAGAACGCGATCAAGGCCTTGACCGCAGCGTTGGTGATCTGTCCTCCCCAAGTCGGACCCACAAACTCGATCGCGACCGCCGAGGAGGGGAGATGGGCCTTGGCTGCCAGGAGGGCGGCGACCTGGTTCTCCTTTGCCGTCCTCGCAGCACCCGAGAGTTTGGTGAGACCGGCCTGCACCTCGACGGTACGGGCAGAGTGCGCACCAAGGGTTACCACCGTTGCCTGGGTGACACCAGCTCGTGCCACGATCTTGCTGGCTTGGGCTACCGTAAGGGTCGCTGAAGGCACCTGCCAACTCACGCCCCCTTTGAAACTGATCCCAAAGTTGAGACCCCTGGCCGACAGAGCTGCCGCCCCAGCGACGATCACAAGAAAGGAGATCACAAAGTAATAGCGGGACCGTTGCACAAATGGGTAATGGGTGGCACCGGCGCCCAGACGCCGCCACCACGACGCCTCACTCGCGTCAATCGTCTTGGCTTTAAAACCCTCACTCTCAATCGAGTCCGAGGTATCCGATCCTTCCCTTACCATCTCGCTCATACTCCCTTCGCCGCGACACGGCTCGGCTTGATCACTCCGCTGCCGACGGTCGATTCTCGAGTTACCTGGACCACCGGGACGCCAAGCCATCGATAGTGCTTCGGCGAGATCGAGTTCCCAATCCATAGCACCAACGGCCGGGTGAAAAACCACGCTGAAGCCACATCGAGGATCGTCGATAGCCCCAGGAAGAAGGCAAATCCACGCACATCGCCGATGCTAAAGTAATACAGTAGCGCTGCTCCGATAAAAGAGACGAGGTCGGCGGCGATGATCGTGCGGAACGCTTTCGTAAATCCGGTATCCACCGACGCCCGCAAACTCCGACCGTTGCGAGCCTCATCCTTGAGTCGCTCGAAGAAGACGATGTAGGAGTCCACGATGACGCCAATCGAGACGATAATACCTGTCACTCCAGCCAGATTGAGCGTCAGCTGCACGCTGTGCCCCAGGTAGCCGATAATCGCCCAGAGTGCGGCGAAAGTGGTAGCGAGCCCACCAACGACTACCAAGCCGAGGAGTCGGTAGTAAAAAATCGTGTAGAGCATGACTAGGACCAGACCAGCGATGCCAGCAATTAACCCTGCCCGTAGTGAAGCGGCACCCAACGTCGGTGAGATCGTCTGGACTGTCTGCTGGACGAGCTGCACCGGAAGGGCTCCGTAGTGCAAGATGGTGGCGAGATCGGTCGCAGAGGCCTGAGTATAGTTACCAGTGATCTGGCCTTGTCCGTTGAAGTTGGTGGAGTTGATCTGCGGGGCCGACTGCACAGTTCCGTCCAACACCACGGCGAGGAGCTGATGGTAGTAGGTCTTGGCAATCTGGTTGAAGAGGGGTGCTCCCTTTGATGTCAAGGTAAAGTTAATCGCCCACTGGTTGGAGGCACTCTGGGATACCGGCGCCGCAAAGACACTCTTGATCGCGTTGCCGGTCATCAGTGTTGGTCCAACGACATAGCGCCCAATCACCGTCTTTGAGTTGCCCTGATACTCCGGCAGTAGAGCTGTCGAGGCACTGGTTGCCTTCAGTGGACTCGTGGAGGGAACATACTGAAGGGTCGAAGCCGTATTGGTGGTAGATGTTGGACACGTGGGAGTCAGCTGTGACTTTTTGAGATGAAGGCTCGCTGGGGGCTTAGTGTAAAGCGGAGCCGTGCACAAAACCGGACGAAACTGCAGAATCGCTGTCTGACCGATGTAACTGAGCGCTGTTTTTGGATCCTTGATTCCAGGCAGGTCCACGACGATGTCACTACCCTGCTGACCAATGGATGGCTCCCCCACTCCGAGTGCATTCACCCGGTCCTGGATAATGGAGATCGTCTCATTCAGCGTTGCTGTGTTGACTTTCCTCGCAGGCTTATAGACGACTGACGCACCACCTTGGAGGTCAAGGCCAAGGACAGGATGATAGTGGGCAGAGATTACCGCCGCAAAAGCGGCGAGCGCCACCACCGTGCTAATCAGGACCGAACGGATCCATCGCCCTTTACGCATTCGCCACCTTTATCTTTGCAACCAAACACATGATCATAGCCACCTCTGGCTCTATAAAGTTAGTCGGCATGGCCACTACTTCTTATGACTGGAGTGCCCCAAACCTTATCGATATCGACAAGTAGTGCTTGCAGCGTGCCCTCCCTAATGGATTGCCGCAACCTCGTGATCAATCGAAACTGGAAGGCCAGGTTGTGTAGGGATAACAGCGTGCCCGCGCTCTCCGTGTCCACATGGGCCAAGTGGTGCAAAAGGCCACGCGATACTCTCTGACATACACGACAGTCGCAGTCTAGTTCAAGCGGTCCATCAACCCCTCGGTTTGCGAGCCCCTTGACGCGTATGGGTCCTTGATTGGTGAGTGCTGTTCCGTGTCGCGCGATCCGCGTAGGGGCCACACAATCGAACATATCGACTCCGAGCGCCGTCGCGTGGGCCAGTAAGTACGGATCGCCGACGCCCATCAGATAGCGCGGTCGTTCCGCTGGCAGCCCTTCCACCACCGTACGGACCGCCTCTAGTGTCTTCTCTCTCGACTCTCCAACGGCAAGTCCACCGATCGCGTAACCATCGAAGCCGATGCCCGTGATCATCTCCGTACTTTGCTTGCGCAGCGCACTATCGACGCCACCTTGGACGATGCCAAAGAGCTGCTGGGTGTCATCGGTATGGGCTGCTCGGGAGCGCTCCGCCCACTGACCGGTGAGCATAAGATTCTGCCTGAGCACCGCTTCGGGACTAGGGAGTTGCGTGCACACGTCGAGAGCCATCGCGATGTCGGCTCCAATACGCTCCTGGGTCACCATGGCCTCCTCGGGCGTCAGAGTCACCCAGGAACCGTCATAGACGTTGCGGAAACGTGCCCCCTCGTCACTGATCTTTGCCCCGAGTGACATGATCTGAAAACCACCAGAGTCCGTCAGCGACGCGCCGCGAAACCCGGTGAAGGCATTTAAACCCCCCATCTTTGCGATAAGCTCCGCTCCTGGTCGCAGCATCAGGTGATAGGTATTGGAGAGCAGTACTTGGAAGCCGAGATCGGCGACGAGTTCACTCGGGACGTAACGGACAATTCCACGTGTCGCAACAGGCATGAAGAAAGGTGTCTCGACGATAGCTGATCGGAGGCGCAAGTGCCCGCTCCGTGCAGACCCATCAGTGTGGGTCACCAAGAGGTTACTCATCAATCTGCTGCGGGGAGGCACCGGTTGCCAGAGGGCGCGTCCGGACTTGACGACCAGTAGGAATCAACATAGCGTCCCCAAGAGAGAGAAACCGGAAATCGTTGGCAAGCGCGTACTCATAGAGCGTTCGCCAGGACGAACCGACGGCAGCTGCCACCAGTGCCACCAAGGTTGACCGTGGAACGTGAAAGTTCGTGAGGATGAGATCAACGCTTTGGAACTCAAAGCCTGGGACGATAAACAGCTCAGAGGATCCGCACAACGTTCCGCCGTGCGCGATGGTCTCCAAGGTTCGTACAACTGTCGTTCCAACCGCAACTACTCTTCGAGCAGCACATATCCGCTCATAGGCATCCGCGGTAACTCGATAGCGTTCGGCGTGCATCTTGTGGTTGGCGAGCTCACGGTCCTTCACCGGCGCAAAAGTCCCAAGCCCTACCTCGAGCTCCACTCTCACCACCTCAATGCCACGTCTCTTGAGATCCTCAAGCAGTTGCAGATCGAAGTGCAGCCCAGCGGTCGGGGCCGCCACCGATCCTGGCCGATTTGCATAGACGGTCTGATATCGTTCAGGGTCGATCTCTACACCTGCAAGGTAAGGGGGAAGGGGAATCTCTCCATGAGAGAAGATCGCATCGCCAAGGACCTCAAGCCGTCGTGTTTGCAGGCCAGACTCCTCCGTCGAACCCTCAAGGACCCTGAAGACAGGATTCTCTTCGTAGTAGAGAACTTCTCCATCGCGGACTCGCGCATTGGGTCGCACAAGTGCTTCAAACATTGCCCCCTGTGGTGATAGCAACAATACTTCCACAGCACCGCCAGTCGCGCGCTGTACGTGGAAGCGCGCGGGAATCACCTTGGAGTCATTAACGACGACCACATCACCCTCTGTGAGGTATGCACCAAGGTCTGCGACCTTTGCCACCTGGAGCGGCCATCCAAGCCCCACAAGCAACTTCGCAGAACTTCGCGGCTCTGCTGGCACCCTCGCAATGCGTTCTGGAGGGAGGTCGTAATCGTACGCGTCGATAATCGACCAATCCTCGCCTGTCATGAGCGCAACGACCTCTCTCCACCCACCGATCTCAACTCGTACGCTCCGAAGAATCCCGCGCGCCGACTCTAGCTAGCTTAGCAAACCAAAGCCCAGGAGCAGTGTCACGCCTCACTGG
The window above is part of the Ferrimicrobium sp. genome. Proteins encoded here:
- the alaS gene encoding alanine--tRNA ligase, yielding MDSNELRRAFRDFFVERGHTPVPSASLIPFDRTVLFTVAGMVPFKRYFLGEEPAPYPRATSIQKCMRAGGKHNDLDQIGQTLRHLTFFEMLGNFSFGDYFKEQAIPYAWELVTNVLGLEPDRLWVTVHTSDDEAAEIWRDVIGVDPIRIQRLEEDNWWQMGDTGPCGPCSEIYYDKGSEYGADGGPAYGSDERFLEIWNLVFMQFEQQADGGLVPLPKPCIDTGAGLERIVPILQGRPSVFETDLVYPILQEAESLTGRTYGVEHRQDVGLRIIADHSRAMTFLLADGVVPTNEGRGYVLRRIIRRLVLRSQLLGARHEVVARLVNGVIEAMGEAYPELIERRERILELGTREEARFEQTLTIGAPILETAISGGKVAGDVAFRLHDTFGVPIELTTEIAADRGVEVDLDGFHAAMAQQRHRSRQAGLGDEAMSEQVTGALWVLETHGKTEFLGYEVEEAVGEIQFVEQEATGLALYLDRTPFYPEGGGQVGDTGWIGTAGFRAKVVNTDQPVQGVVRHWIELVEGEPVVGTSLELVVDRARRAQIRANHTATHLLQWALREVLGEHVAQQGSLVAPERLRFDFTHWSSLTAEEIERIEQLIMEQVVTADTVVTEIKDKTTAVNEGAIAFFGDQYQDVVRVVHAGAHSVELCGGTHVGSLGEIGLFKVLSEGSIGANTRRIEAVTQLAALDAVHALERQLDTIKSILPGGREALAERIESLVVKSRELETQIAAMRQEELRALARTVAAQHPSRVLIERLDGLSAQELRFVALELRNRTDAEVVVLASVREAKVALVATVADSTVLNASEVLAPLAQAVGGRVGPQRELALSGGRLVDQLDRALEELRNGFDSQQ
- a CDS encoding DUF948 domain-containing protein — its product is MVSLIASIASIVLLVICLILVAQVRTLRSQMDTFASEWRQEMIDLIRYASTLAHDATTTASETKELLEERASDVQALDRMTKTVVHTIGYPFISIGRLRLAVRRGRNVFRDRREGYS
- a CDS encoding bifunctional (p)ppGpp synthetase/guanosine-3',5'-bis(diphosphate) 3'-pyrophosphohydrolase, encoding MADRDLQSLIDAMALDPSSEAGATIERALEFARVAHGSQRRRSGEPYVTHPIGVATITAALGGDMTAVVAALLHDTVEDTSVTLAQISAEFSPAVAEVVDGLTKLDRISFDSREAQQAATMRKMLIAMAKDARVLVIKLADRLHNMRTIAALPVEKQRRIAQETMDIYAPLANRLGIEDMKWQLEDLAFATLHPRRYAEIDHMIETRAPERERYLAQVIEELGKRLQVVGIDAEVTGRPKHLWSIYEKMIIKDKDFDSIYDIIGVRIVTDNDRDCWAALGVVHSLWAPIPGRFKDYINAPKFNLYQSLHTTVLLDKGNPLEVQVRTREMHRRAEFGIAAHWGYKEGSNSTNAAWVDRIMELQEELPDPLEFLEHLKSDLEMDEVYVFTPKGKVVTLPVGATPLDFAYSIHTEVGHRCIGAKVNGRLVPLESTLRSGDTVEIVSSRSSSAAPSRDWLSIVVTPRAKAKIRQWFSRERREESVEIGRDELTKAFRRENLAVNTHLSQAGLAKLAKMNGLHDGEGLLVAIGEGHVSARAVAQRVQRNELETDGYAPTVSHQRPRHLSKGPMVFVEGMEDVLVRISRCCNPIPGDEIVGFITQGRGVGIHRADCPNVLDLLKRAGERRVDVEWAHESGASYQMAIEVLALDRARLLADVSKVLSEHHVNITMSSSRTGGDHVSRMRFEFELVDPGHLSSVLGAIRQLDGVFNAYRMLPGGSRQAADTVQDGSRS
- the secF gene encoding protein translocase subunit SecF → MVREGSDTSDSIESEGFKAKTIDASEASWWRRLGAGATHYPFVQRSRYYFVISFLVIVAGAAALSARGLNFGISFKGGVSWQVPSATLTVAQASKIVARAGVTQATVVTLGAHSARTVEVQAGLTKLSGAARTAKENQVAALLAAKAHLPSSAVAIEFVGPTWGGQITNAAVKALIAFFVGIVLYISIRFEWKMAAAAFIAVVHDLLVTVGIYALSGFQVTPSTVIAVLTILGYSLYDTIVVFDRIKENVGGLVDPGKMNYSDAVDLSVNQTLARSLNTSLVAVIPILSVLVLGAYVLGATTLKNFGLALVVGLTSGAYSSLFIAAPLLARFKERERRYRQIRARLERRNAPVEAEGLPAS
- the secD gene encoding protein translocase subunit SecD, with amino-acid sequence MRKGRWIRSVLISTVVALAAFAAVISAHYHPVLGLDLQGGASVVYKPARKVNTATLNETISIIQDRVNALGVGEPSIGQQGSDIVVDLPGIKDPKTALSYIGQTAILQFRPVLCTAPLYTKPPASLHLKKSQLTPTCPTSTTNTASTLQYVPSTSPLKATSASTALLPEYQGNSKTVIGRYVVGPTLMTGNAIKSVFAAPVSQSASNQWAINFTLTSKGAPLFNQIAKTYYHQLLAVVLDGTVQSAPQINSTNFNGQGQITGNYTQASATDLATILHYGALPVQLVQQTVQTISPTLGAASLRAGLIAGIAGLVLVMLYTIFYYRLLGLVVVGGLATTFAALWAIIGYLGHSVQLTLNLAGVTGIIVSIGVIVDSYIVFFERLKDEARNGRSLRASVDTGFTKAFRTIIAADLVSFIGAALLYYFSIGDVRGFAFFLGLSTILDVASAWFFTRPLVLWIGNSISPKHYRWLGVPVVQVTRESTVGSGVIKPSRVAAKGV
- the tgt gene encoding tRNA guanosine(34) transglycosylase Tgt, with amino-acid sequence MSNLLVTHTDGSARSGHLRLRSAIVETPFFMPVATRGIVRYVPSELVADLGFQVLLSNTYHLMLRPGAELIAKMGGLNAFTGFRGASLTDSGGFQIMSLGAKISDEGARFRNVYDGSWVTLTPEEAMVTQERIGADIAMALDVCTQLPSPEAVLRQNLMLTGQWAERSRAAHTDDTQQLFGIVQGGVDSALRKQSTEMITGIGFDGYAIGGLAVGESREKTLEAVRTVVEGLPAERPRYLMGVGDPYLLAHATALGVDMFDCVAPTRIARHGTALTNQGPIRVKGLANRGVDGPLELDCDCRVCQRVSRGLLHHLAHVDTESAGTLLSLHNLAFQFRLITRLRQSIREGTLQALLVDIDKVWGTPVIRSSGHAD
- the queA gene encoding tRNA preQ1(34) S-adenosylmethionine ribosyltransferase-isomerase QueA, yielding MTGEDWSIIDAYDYDLPPERIARVPAEPRSSAKLLVGLGWPLQVAKVADLGAYLTEGDVVVVNDSKVIPARFHVQRATGGAVEVLLLSPQGAMFEALVRPNARVRDGEVLYYEENPVFRVLEGSTEESGLQTRRLEVLGDAIFSHGEIPLPPYLAGVEIDPERYQTVYANRPGSVAAPTAGLHFDLQLLEDLKRRGIEVVRVELEVGLGTFAPVKDRELANHKMHAERYRVTADAYERICAARRVVAVGTTVVRTLETIAHGGTLCGSSELFIVPGFEFQSVDLILTNFHVPRSTLVALVAAAVGSSWRTLYEYALANDFRFLSLGDAMLIPTGRQVRTRPLATGASPQQIDE